In Jeotgalibaca arthritidis, a single genomic region encodes these proteins:
- the rplS gene encoding 50S ribosomal protein L19, whose product MNLIESITQEQLRNDIPDFRPGDTVRVHARVVEGTRERIQLFEGVVIKRRGQGISETYTVRKMSNGVGVERTFPIHTPRVAQIEVVRHGKVRRAKLYYLRALHGKAARIAERRR is encoded by the coding sequence ATGAACTTAATCGAATCAATTACACAAGAACAATTACGTAATGATATTCCTGATTTCCGTCCTGGAGACACTGTTCGTGTTCACGCACGCGTTGTTGAAGGAACTAGAGAACGTATTCAGTTGTTCGAAGGCGTTGTTATCAAACGTCGTGGACAAGGAATCAGCGAAACTTACACTGTTCGTAAAATGTCTAACGGTGTTGGGGTTGAACGTACATTCCCAATCCACACTCCACGTGTAGCACAAATCGAAGTTGTTCGTCACGGTAAAGTACGTCGTGCGAAACTATACTACTTGCGTGCATTACACGGAAAAGCTGCTCGTATCGCAGAACGTCGTCGTTAA
- the trmD gene encoding tRNA (guanosine(37)-N1)-methyltransferase TrmD: MRIDILTLFPTMFEGPLSESIIGKAIEKDLLSIETTNFRDFSDNKHNMVDDYPFGGGAGMLLKAQPIVDSIDAIKEAYPETKKRIILMDPAGQTYNQALAEELAQEEHLVFICGHYEGFDERIKAHVTDEISIGDFILTGGELGAMVIVDSVVRLLPEALGNTLSNQTDSFSTGLLEHPQYTRPRDFRGDEVPEVLFSGNHAKIAEWQEKASLRKTLERRPDLLEEIILTKQQEKWLQEIKAEMDQL, translated from the coding sequence ATGAGAATTGATATTTTAACCCTCTTTCCTACTATGTTTGAAGGACCACTAAGCGAATCGATTATTGGAAAAGCCATTGAAAAGGACTTGCTTTCGATTGAAACGACAAACTTTCGTGATTTTTCTGATAATAAACACAATATGGTGGATGACTATCCCTTTGGTGGCGGAGCAGGTATGCTGCTTAAAGCACAACCGATTGTAGATAGTATTGATGCTATTAAAGAGGCTTACCCTGAGACGAAAAAAAGAATTATTCTGATGGATCCAGCTGGGCAAACCTACAACCAAGCTTTAGCAGAGGAACTGGCGCAAGAAGAGCACTTAGTATTTATTTGTGGCCATTATGAAGGTTTTGACGAACGGATTAAAGCACATGTGACTGATGAAATTTCAATCGGTGACTTTATTCTAACGGGTGGCGAACTTGGTGCGATGGTCATTGTTGATAGTGTGGTTCGCTTATTGCCAGAAGCATTGGGTAATACGCTATCCAATCAAACCGATTCATTCTCAACAGGTTTATTGGAACACCCACAATACACGCGTCCTCGCGATTTTAGAGGCGATGAAGTACCCGAAGTGTTATTCAGTGGGAACCATGCTAAGATTGCTGAATGGCAAGAAAAAGCATCCTTACGCAAGACATTAGAGAGACGCCCTGACTTGTTGGAAGAGATTATACTAACGAAACAACAGGAAAAATGGCTACAAGAAATTAAAGCAGAAATGGATCAGCTATAA
- a CDS encoding alpha/beta fold hydrolase: protein MISIERKVINQLPIIEMVDYKLKEEKCPLVVFFHGITGQKEKSLEAGYELAQKGFRVILPDAFLHGERKNEYYDGPKEMEFWSIIHHNVEELPVLVDYYQARDLIYKGKISVAGLSMGGITTCIALAKYPWIYSAASLMGNPDPIGFTKWLVTSSWVEGMPDIKTVDIESAMAAFKPFSLQEHPEKIAGRPFYIWHGKEDNSVPFSQTEAFVSMVKGKSFAIQMEYDYYEGHGHKVPNDVFVKTAQFLALQ from the coding sequence ATGATTTCAATAGAAAGAAAAGTCATTAACCAATTACCCATAATAGAAATGGTCGACTATAAACTGAAAGAAGAAAAATGCCCGCTGGTCGTTTTTTTTCACGGTATTACTGGACAAAAAGAAAAAAGTTTAGAAGCCGGCTATGAACTTGCACAAAAAGGTTTCCGTGTCATCTTGCCGGATGCTTTTTTACATGGCGAGCGAAAAAATGAATACTACGATGGTCCAAAAGAAATGGAGTTTTGGTCGATTATTCATCATAATGTAGAAGAATTGCCGGTTCTGGTTGATTACTATCAAGCTCGTGATCTCATTTATAAGGGTAAAATTTCAGTAGCAGGACTCTCAATGGGCGGCATTACAACCTGCATAGCTCTTGCTAAGTATCCTTGGATTTACTCAGCTGCATCATTGATGGGAAATCCAGATCCGATTGGCTTTACAAAATGGTTAGTAACCTCATCTTGGGTTGAAGGAATGCCTGATATAAAAACCGTTGATATTGAATCGGCAATGGCAGCATTCAAACCATTCAGCTTACAAGAACATCCTGAAAAAATAGCAGGACGTCCGTTTTACATTTGGCACGGTAAGGAAGATAATAGTGTGCCGTTTAGTCAAACAGAAGCCTTCGTTTCTATGGTTAAAGGTAAATCATTTGCCATTCAAATGGAATACGATTACTACGAAGGACATGGTCATAAAGTACCGAATGATGTCTTTGTGAAAACAGCGCAATTTTTAGCCTTGCAATAG
- a CDS encoding NADPH-dependent F420 reductase, producing MTAITIFGKGNMGTVIGQNFEDAGNQVNFINSNSEVDQIGDIVVFAVPYGAVEGIISKNKDKFAGKIIIDITNPVDFETFDGLVVDADSSAAQVIATALPEAAVVKGFNTNFGGTLAAKKVADSHQTTVLLASDDAEAKETVTKALEGSCLAVIDAGALKRARELEAIGFLQISLAAAEKISWTGGFGVFK from the coding sequence ATGACAGCTATTACAATTTTTGGAAAAGGTAACATGGGAACAGTTATTGGACAAAACTTTGAGGACGCAGGTAACCAAGTTAATTTTATTAATTCAAATTCAGAAGTCGACCAAATCGGAGACATTGTTGTTTTTGCAGTACCTTATGGAGCAGTTGAGGGCATTATTTCTAAAAACAAAGACAAATTTGCTGGCAAAATTATTATTGATATTACTAACCCGGTTGATTTTGAAACATTCGATGGTTTAGTTGTTGATGCAGATAGTTCAGCTGCGCAAGTTATTGCAACAGCACTACCAGAAGCAGCAGTTGTAAAAGGATTTAATACAAACTTTGGTGGAACGCTAGCGGCTAAAAAAGTCGCTGACAGCCATCAAACAACAGTTTTACTTGCTTCAGATGATGCTGAAGCAAAAGAAACAGTCACAAAAGCACTAGAAGGAAGCTGCCTAGCTGTTATTGATGCAGGAGCATTAAAACGTGCGCGTGAATTAGAAGCGATTGGTTTCCTACAAATCTCTCTAGCTGCAGCAGAAAAAATCAGCTGGACTGGCGGATTTGGTGTCTTTAAATAA
- the rimM gene encoding ribosome maturation factor RimM (Essential for efficient processing of 16S rRNA), which yields MENYLAVGKIVNTQGLKGEVRVISVTDFANERYKKGSLLTIFQDGKETGKVTVKSHRKHKNFDLLTFENHPRIEDVEIYKGSELKVSKEHIQELEGEDYYYHQIIGLSVVTDEGEELGEIKEILSPGANDVWVVKGKAKKDILLPYIDDVVKEVNLEEGRVVVSIMEGLLD from the coding sequence ATGGAGAATTATTTAGCAGTTGGTAAGATCGTTAATACTCAAGGGTTAAAGGGCGAAGTTCGCGTAATCTCAGTGACAGACTTCGCTAATGAACGCTATAAAAAAGGTTCGTTATTGACTATTTTTCAAGATGGTAAGGAAACTGGTAAAGTAACCGTTAAGAGCCACCGCAAGCACAAAAACTTTGATTTACTAACATTTGAAAACCATCCGCGCATCGAAGATGTTGAAATCTATAAAGGATCTGAACTAAAAGTTTCTAAAGAACACATCCAAGAGCTTGAAGGGGAAGACTATTACTACCATCAAATTATTGGCCTATCGGTTGTGACTGATGAAGGCGAAGAGCTAGGCGAAATTAAAGAAATTCTGTCACCTGGAGCCAATGATGTTTGGGTTGTCAAAGGTAAGGCGAAAAAAGACATTCTACTCCCTTACATTGATGATGTTGTTAAAGAAGTTAACTTAGAAGAAGGACGCGTAGTGGTTAGCATTATGGAAGGACTGTTAGATTAA
- a CDS encoding Cof-type HAD-IIB family hydrolase: MNKKLIAIDLDGTTLNNQSLLSQKTVQTLQLLQEDGHHILIATGRPYRNSKHLYSELGLKSPMVNFNGALCHMPGSKNWSSYYHKTIDSNLVMDILAKQDDLGYNWLTIEGQETLYSSTVKIPPSEFFPENTLSTLVTSQTKLDGNPTSLNLYIDEARQEAIRQRLLDEYGSETLSVRTWGGSLPCLEIVAPGIQKAIGVDRVASYYNINRQDILAFGDEDNDFEMLDYAGHGVMMKNGIDRLRSVANDVTAFTNDEDGLALYLENYFSL; the protein is encoded by the coding sequence ATGAATAAAAAACTTATTGCGATTGATTTAGATGGGACAACCCTCAACAATCAATCATTGTTATCTCAAAAAACGGTTCAAACACTCCAGCTTCTGCAAGAAGATGGTCATCACATTTTAATTGCAACTGGTCGTCCATATCGTAATAGTAAGCATCTCTATTCAGAATTAGGGTTGAAATCCCCTATGGTCAATTTTAACGGCGCGCTTTGCCATATGCCAGGCAGTAAAAATTGGTCGAGCTATTACCACAAAACAATTGATTCTAACTTAGTTATGGATATTTTGGCAAAGCAAGATGATTTAGGCTATAACTGGCTAACAATTGAAGGTCAAGAAACACTTTATTCTTCAACTGTTAAAATTCCGCCGAGTGAATTTTTCCCAGAAAATACCCTATCTACCCTTGTCACAAGCCAAACCAAATTGGATGGCAATCCAACATCATTAAATCTTTATATTGACGAAGCAAGACAAGAAGCTATCCGTCAACGTTTGTTAGATGAATATGGTAGCGAAACCTTATCGGTGCGCACTTGGGGTGGTTCACTACCCTGCTTGGAAATCGTTGCTCCTGGCATCCAAAAAGCAATCGGCGTTGACCGAGTGGCGAGCTACTATAACATTAATCGCCAAGATATTCTTGCTTTTGGTGACGAAGATAACGACTTTGAAATGCTTGATTATGCCGGTCATGGCGTTATGATGAAGAACGGTATTGATCGTCTTCGCTCTGTTGCCAATGATGTCACTGCTTTTACCAATGACGAGGACGGCCTAGCCCTTTATCTAGAAAATTACTTTAGTTTATAA
- a CDS encoding winged helix-turn-helix transcriptional regulator, protein MLTKEELPSCPVAKTVELIGNKWKLLILRELLKETKRFGELHKAVEGISQKVLTDNLKKMEADGIVERIVYPEVPPRVEYKLTTLGESLRMIIDEMNRWGETYLKEIK, encoded by the coding sequence ATGTTAACGAAAGAAGAGCTACCAAGCTGTCCAGTTGCTAAAACAGTGGAATTGATTGGTAATAAATGGAAGCTGCTTATTTTAAGAGAGTTATTAAAAGAAACGAAACGATTTGGTGAACTCCATAAAGCAGTGGAAGGTATCAGCCAAAAGGTCCTAACAGACAATTTGAAAAAGATGGAAGCTGACGGTATTGTAGAACGAATTGTCTATCCGGAAGTTCCGCCTCGTGTTGAATATAAGTTAACGACATTAGGTGAGTCTTTAAGAATGATTATTGATGAAATGAATCGCTGGGGTGAAACCTACTTAAAAGAAATAAAATAA
- a CDS encoding OsmC family protein, translating to MTLTGSQEDWTLKRDKGYSPVQSLVAAAAACGAYVYQEVLENSKVAFEFEKVIASYTRDTEDRVGPIDSISLTFYLKVTEDQQDKAIRCLKLVSRNCPVIQSLDPKIKVIETAEFI from the coding sequence ATGACATTAACTGGCAGCCAAGAAGATTGGACGCTTAAAAGAGACAAAGGTTACTCACCTGTTCAAAGCCTCGTTGCTGCAGCAGCAGCTTGCGGTGCTTATGTATACCAAGAAGTTCTCGAGAATTCTAAGGTAGCATTTGAATTTGAAAAAGTGATCGCTTCTTATACAAGAGATACAGAAGACCGAGTAGGCCCAATTGATAGTATTAGCCTCACGTTTTATTTGAAGGTTACTGAAGACCAACAAGATAAAGCTATTCGCTGTCTGAAGCTTGTATCAAGAAATTGTCCGGTGATTCAATCGTTGGATCCAAAAATAAAAGTTATAGAAACAGCCGAATTTATATAA